A genomic segment from Juglans regia cultivar Chandler chromosome 14, Walnut 2.0, whole genome shotgun sequence encodes:
- the LOC109016167 gene encoding beta-glucosidase 12-like encodes MAMKGYILIGLLVLVSSFANTINAIAITPHYGISTLNRTSFPKGFTFGAGSADYQVEGATPFYDGKGESMWDYYTHKYPEKIADGSNGDVASEQYHRFKEDFGLLKDMNGDAYRFSIAWTRLIPTGKISDGVNQKGIDHYNQVINELLAKGLTPYVTIFHWHVPIALDHKYGGFLSHRILEDFKDYAELCFKEFGDRVKHWTTVNEPHMFTNGGYAAGVLAPFRCSSWQNMNCTGGDSATEPYTVAHHLLLAHAIAANLYKTKYQAKQKGVVGITVDMDWMVPYSKSEKDRAAALRAIDFRFGWFMDPLTKGRYPLSMRTLVRNRLPMFTPEQSKLVKGSYDFIGLNYYTANYVFDTPENKSLNKSYLTDGLLTKTGERDGVLIGPQAASDWLYVYPRGIYDLLVYTKTKYGDPVIYITENGNFLNLFQLLLHKVDDEIFLDVPFYLIKLNCNRLLGVNEHNNASIPLKEALVDTHRIDYHYRHLAYVHKAIGDGVRVKGYFAWSFSDTFEWFSGYTIRFGIHFIDFENGLKRHPKLSAQWFKNFLKK; translated from the exons ATGGCGATGAAAGGGTACATACTCATAGgccttcttgttcttgtttcctcttTCGCCAATACCATCAATGCCATTGCTATCACTCCCCATTACGGCATTTCTACACTAAACAGGACCAGTTTTCCCAAAGGTTTCACTTTTGGTGCAGGATCAGCTGACTATCAG GTTGAAGGTGCAACGCCGTTTTATGATGGCAAAGGAGAAAGTATGTGGGATTATTACACCCACAAATacccag AGAAAATAGCGGATGGCAGTAATGGAGATGTAGCTAGTGAACAATATCATCGCTTCAAG GAGGACTTTGGGCTTCTGAAGGATATGAATGGAGATGCATACAGATTCTCAATCGCATGGACCAGACTGATACCAA CCGGAAAGATTAGTGATGGTGTGAACCAGAAAGGAATCGACCACTACAACCAGGTCATCAATGAACTCCTAGCCAAAG GTCTTACGCCCTATGTGACAATCTTCCACTGGCACGTCCCAATAGCTTTAGATCATAAGTATGGCGGTTTCTTAAGTCACCGCATTTT GGAAGACTTCAAGGACTACGCAGAGCTTTGCTTCAAGGAGTTTGGTGATAGGGTAAAGCATTGGACCACCGTAAACGAGCCTCATATGTTCACCAATGGTGGATATGCAGCAGGGGTTTTAGCACCTTTCAGATGTTCGAGCTGGCAAAACATGAATTGCACCGGTGGGGATTCAGCGACGGAGCCATATACCGTCGCCCACCATCTGCTTCTTGCTCATGCAATTGCCGCAAACTTGTATAAGACCAAATATCAG GCAAAGCAAAAAGGTGTTGTAGGGATAACAGTTGATATGGATTGGATGGTTCCATATTCCAAATCGGAGAAAGACCGTGCTGCTGCGTTACGTGCCATTGATTTTAGATTTGGatg GTTCATGGACCCCTTGACAAAGGGTCGCTATCCCCTCAGCATGCGCACTCTCGTACGAAACCGATTACCCATGTTCACCCCAGAGCAATCGAAGCTGGTGAAGGGATCATACGACTTTATCGGATTAAACTACTACACTGCCAATTATGTTTTTGATACACCTGAAAATAAGTCTCTGAACAAAAGCTACTTGACAGATGGTCTTCTTACTAAAACAG GTGAGCGCGACGGGGTCCTCATTGGTCCACAG GCTGCCTCGGATTGGCTCTATGTCTATCCTAGAGGAATTTACGATCTTCTTGTCTACACAAAAACCAAGTACGGTGATCCAGTAATTTACATCACCGAGAACGGTAATTTtctcaacctttttcaattattgTTGCATAAAGTCGATGATGAAATATTCTTGGATGTCCCATTTTATCTGATTAAGCTAAACTGTAATCGTTTATTAGGAGTCAATGAGCACAATAATGCCTCAATACCTCTTAAGGAAGCTCTTGTGGACACCCACAGAATTGATTATCATTATAGGCACCTTGCGTATGTTCATAAGGCGATTGG GGACGGCGTGAGAGTTAAAGGATACTTCGCTTGGTCATTCTCGGACACCTTTGAATGGTTTTCTGGTTATACGATTCGGTTTGGCATCCACTTTATCGACTTTGAGAACGGATTGAAAAGACACCCTAAACTTTCAGcacaatggttcaagaatttccTCAAGAAATAG